The Amblyraja radiata isolate CabotCenter1 chromosome 31, sAmbRad1.1.pri, whole genome shotgun sequence genome contains a region encoding:
- the LOC116990291 gene encoding cartilage intermediate layer protein 1-like: protein MVKAFLVFITIVKLCTNNHVTGFRKEVCCKTEWFDRDDPSGNGDYELLADLQKENPGRICTKPIACEVETTKGVPASQTGENFASCNASTGFFCVNKNQRDGSCQDYRIRFHCPDSYCEYDAIVKLILLILAPEEDYDTDIIAAHLLLSHLLPVPIFGDFLNF from the exons ATGGTTAAAGCATTTTTG GTATTTATAACTATTGTCAAACTCTGCACCAACA ATCATGTTACTGGATTTCGCA AAGAAGTCTGTTGCAAAACTGAGTGGTTTGACCGTGATGACCCATCAGGAAATGGAGATTATGAACTCCTCGCCGATCTGCAAAAGGAAAATCCTGGCCGCATCTGCACTAAACCAATTGCCTGTGAGGTAGAAACCACAAAAGGGGTTCCGGCCTCACAGACTGGAGAGAACTTCGCCAG TTGCAACGCTTCTACTGGGTTCTTTTGTGTGAACAAAAACCAACGTGATGGCTCATGTCAAGATTACAGAATACGATTCCACTGCCCTGATTCATAttgtgagtatgatgcaattgtAAAACTTATTTTGTTAATATTAGCTCCAGAAGAAGATTATGACACTGACATAATTGCAGCTCACCTATTACTCAGCCATCTTCTTCCGGTCCCTATATTTGGTGATTTTCTTAATTTCTAA